The Streptomyces sp. NBC_00691 genome has a segment encoding these proteins:
- the thyX gene encoding FAD-dependent thymidylate synthase, with the protein MSDSPTENVKIDFRSDVTVDLVKSAAADSDVLWAARVSTAGEQSLEELQKDPERSKGLINYLMRDRHGSPFEHNSMTFFISAPIFVFREFMRHRVGWSYNEESGRYRELQPVFYVPDTSRKLVQEGRPGKYVFVDGTQEQHDLVSRTMEDSYRQAYATYQEMLAAGVAREVARSVLPVGLFSSMYATCNARSLMHFLGLRTQHELAAVPSFPQREIEMVGEKMEEHWARLMPLTHAAFNKNGRVAP; encoded by the coding sequence GTGAGCGACAGCCCCACCGAGAACGTCAAGATCGACTTCCGGAGCGACGTCACCGTCGACCTGGTCAAGAGCGCGGCGGCCGACTCCGACGTCCTCTGGGCGGCCCGGGTCTCCACGGCGGGCGAGCAGTCCCTCGAGGAGCTCCAGAAGGACCCGGAGCGCTCGAAGGGCCTCATCAACTACCTGATGCGCGATCGGCACGGCAGCCCGTTCGAGCACAACTCGATGACGTTCTTCATCAGCGCGCCGATCTTCGTGTTCCGCGAGTTCATGCGGCACCGCGTGGGCTGGTCGTACAACGAGGAATCGGGCCGCTACAGGGAGCTCCAGCCGGTCTTCTACGTCCCGGACACCTCCCGCAAGCTCGTCCAGGAGGGGCGCCCCGGCAAGTACGTCTTCGTCGACGGCACCCAGGAGCAGCACGACCTGGTCAGCCGCACGATGGAGGACTCGTACCGTCAGGCGTACGCCACCTACCAGGAGATGCTCGCCGCCGGCGTCGCCCGCGAGGTCGCCCGGTCGGTCCTTCCCGTCGGTCTCTTCTCCTCGATGTACGCCACCTGCAACGCGCGCTCGCTGATGCACTTCCTCGGTCTGCGCACCCAGCACGAGCTGGCCGCGGTCCCGTCCTTCCCGCAGCGGGAGATCGAGATGGTCGGCGAGAAGATGGAAGAGCACTGGGCACGGCTGATGCCACTGACCCACGCGGCCTTCAACAAGAACGGCCGTGTGGCCCCATAG